A region from the Arachis ipaensis cultivar K30076 chromosome B01, Araip1.1, whole genome shotgun sequence genome encodes:
- the LOC107636297 gene encoding uncharacterized protein LOC107636297, translating to MLTVNAPRAILKCHSHQDSAPSLHQTYNYYKTNNVNFIINCNSAFPKPPSATPCGNIFHSSSFSGKCDKHHKSLHLWHCGLHDSISSEDEYRSSRNIAISLFRRYRNFIDRGGGDNLKEFITAGVNAYALGCTDEGLRKELTDIKDSGTEIEAMSSYGGSTSLKSKIISEEVDECIFWLSIIFITILCTPQPTIVRWSSTPPVSDEVRLQWKGFCALIANAYYMKGMAWLPVKTLQLEQTAVMGQAEEPSVVASRMRLVFSTLEVVSPQWPRV from the exons ATGCTAACGGTGAATGCTCCCAGAGCTATTCTAAAGTGCCATTCACATCAAGATTCAGCACCATCACTGCACCAAACTTATAATTATTATAAAACAAATAatgttaattttataataaattgcAATTCTGCTTTTCCTAAACCACCTTCTGCTACTCCCTGTGGCAATATATTTCATAGTTCCTCCTTCTCCGGCAAGTGCGATAAGCACCACAAGAGCCTTCATCTATGGCACTGCGGGTTGCACGATTCCATCTCATCGGAGGATGAATATCGATCCTCGCGCAACATAGCAATCAGCTTGTTTAGGCGTTACCGGAACTTCATTGATCGTGGTGGAGGTGACAATCTAAAA GAGTTCATCACTGCGGGGGTAAATGCGTATGCACTTGGATGCACTGATGAAGGATTGAGGAAAGAGCTTACTGATATAAAGGACTCTGGCACTGAAATTGAAGCAATGTCAAGTTACGGTGGAAGCACCAGCTTGAAATCTAAGATCATCTCAGAGGAG GTTGATGAGTGCATTTTTTGGTTAAGCATTATATTCATCACAATCTTGTGTACACCACAACCAACTATTGTTAGATGGTCATCGACGCCTCCAGTGTCAGATGAAGTGAGACTCCAGTGGAAAGGCTTCTGTGCTCTTATAGCGAATGCATATTATATGAAGGGAATGGCTTG GCTTCCGGTAAAGACTCTTCAACTTGAACAAACAGCTGTGATGGGTCAAGCTGAGGAACCATCGGTTGTTGCTAGCCGGATGAGATTAGTCTTTAGCACACTTGAG GTAGTGAGTCCACAGTGGCCAAGAGTATAG
- the LOC107636289 gene encoding U3 small nucleolar RNA-associated protein 6 homolog produces the protein MADVVQYRMESMLDELDDLEQRGLFSRLEIAEIVKQRRKFEYRLKRPCPLKQDFLAYVDYETQLDALRGLRKKSVARELKKQGNKKLKKSKSDAAGMRRIVEIYELALKRYKGDIDLWFRYLEFCRQRKNGRMKKALAKVIRFHPKVPGVWIYAAAWEFDNNLNVAAARALMQEGLRVCPTSEDLWVEYLRMELVYLNKLKARKVALGEDEGTLTRDPRTADEKQWRDENKELFMTLDEKDNSDEQNVEGGELRQKQELFEEHGMNIYRTVYEGALEAVPSSLSLRKRFFEILEGTNLAHYEDLRKDILHDMKRDFSTKPEFWNWLARQECDIENMLVDISEEVLDPRVQKAVQVYEEALKSVPSGVMFSMYAEFLMGIVAPKGENRLSSGLSVKYTSHLLEVYERAESMECITEYLACKHVSLYLQLRQLDKARKLARKLSSGKLAESVQLWELRITIEIRCITMNSTLPSDADLQSLFELFRQILTKVSASKSENLWVQGLKFYANQREYFDKLVEISVVILTRDGGSENGFSLSAAIVNFILQKDGIQQARHIYKRYVALPRPGLALYKSCIDLEANYASLGDKDGLVNARKLYESALATYDQNVSLWQNYYRMETKMGTSEKATAIYWRARKILKDAGEFIASTDLS, from the exons ATGGCGGACGTAGTGCAGTACAGAATGGAAAGCATGCTCGACGAGCTCGACGACCTCGAGCAGCGCGGCCTCTTCAGCCGCCTCGAGATAGCCGAGATCGTGAAACAGCGCCGCAAATTCGAGTACAGGCTGAAGCGGCCGTGTCCTCTCAAGCAGGACTTCCTTGCCTACGTGGACTATGAGACTCAGCTTGACGCCCTCCGCGGCCTCCGCAAGAAGTCGGTTGCTCGCGAGCTCAAGAAGCAGGGTAACAAGAAGCTCAAGAAGTCCAAGTCCGATGCCGCTGGTATGCGCAGAATCGTGGAGATTTATGAGCTAGCTTTGAAGCGTTACAAGGGCGACATTGATCTCTGGTTTCGCTACCTTGAGTTCTGCAGGCAGAGGAAAAACGGTAGAATGAAGAAG GCACTGGCAAAGGTTATTAGGTTTCATCCCAAGGTACCTGGAGTTTGGATTTACGCTGCGGCTTGGGAATTTGATAATAACTTGAATGTAGCAGCTGCTCGTGCTTTGATGCAGGAAGGTCTCAGAGTTTGTCCAACATCAGAAGACCTTTGGGTAGAGTACCTTCGGATGGAACTTGTATACCTAAATAAGTTGAAGGCGCGCAAGGTTGCTTTGGGCGAGGATGAGGGGACTCTCACTCGTGATCCTAGAACTGCTGATGAGAAGCAGTGGAGAGATGAGAACAAAGAGTTGTTTATGACCCTTGATGAAAAAGATAATAGTGATGAGCAGAATGTTGAGGGTGGTGAGTTGAGGCAGAAACAAGAATTATTTGAAGAGCATGGTATGAACATCTATCGAACTGTCTATGAAGGAGCACTTGAAGCTGTTCCTTCAAGTCTCAGTCTTAGGAAGCGCTTTTTTGAGATATTGGAGGGTACAAATTTAGCGCATTATGAAGATTTAAGAAAGGATATATTGCATGATATGAAGAGGGATTTTTCAACAAAACCAGAATTCTGGAACTGGCTTGCAAGGCAAGAATGTGACATTGAAAATATGCTGGTGGATATTAGCGAAGAAGTCCTAGATCCCCGGGTGCAAAAAGCAGTTCAG GTTTATGAGGAGGCTTTAAAATCTGTTCCTTCAGGTGTCATGTTTAGCATGTATGCAGAATTTCTAATGGGTATTGTAGCTCCTAAAGGAGAAAATAGGTTATCATCTGGTCTTTCAGTAAAATATACATCCCATTTACTTGAAGTGTATGAAAGGGCTGAAAGCATGGAGTGCATTACTGAATATCTTGCTTGCAAACACGTGTCCTTGTATTTGCAGTTGAGACAATTGGATAAGGCAAGGAAACTAGCTAGAAAACTTAGCAGTGGAAAACTTGCTGAATCAGTTCAGTTATGGGAATTAAGGATCACTATAGAAATTAGATGTATCACAATGAATTCGACATTGCCAAGTGATGCTGATCTGCAATCCCTCTTTGAACTCTTTAGGCAAATTCTGACAAAAGTTAGTGCTTCCAAATCAGAGAATTTGTGGGTACAG GGACTTAAATTCTATGCAAATCAAAGAGAGTATTTTGATAAACTAGTGGAGATATCGGTTGTTATTTTGACCAGAGATGGTGGCAGTGAAAATGGGTTTTCCCTTTCAGCTGCCATTGTGAACTTTATACTTCAAAAGGATGGAATTCAGCAGGCCAGACATATATATAAGCG ATATGTAGCATTACCACGTCCCGGGCTTGCTTTATATAAAAGCTGCATTGACTTGGAAGCAAACTATGCATCATTAGGTGATAAAGATGGTCTCGTAAATGCCAGGAAATTATATGAATCTGCACTTGCAACTTATGACCAAAATGTCAGCTTGTGGCAAAATTACTACCGAATGGAGACCAAG ATGGGAACATCAGAAAAGGCTACTGCAATCTATTGGCGCGCAAGGAAAATACTCAAAGATGCTGGTGAATTTATTGCATCCACGGATTTGTCATGA
- the LOC107636279 gene encoding L-ascorbate oxidase homolog: MRPCILLFSSLILLLLSCSVNSEDPYRFFTWKVTYGDIYPLGVKQQGILINGQFPGPHIDAVTNDNLVISVYNYLREPFLISWNGLQHRRNSWQDGVSGTNCPIPPGRNFTYNIQVKDQIGSFFYFPSLGMHKAAGAFGAIRIWSRPKIPVPFPPPAGDFYILAGDWFKLDHHRLRRLLENGHNLPFPDGLLINGRGWNGNTFTVDQGKTYRFRISNVGLTTSINFRIQGHKMKLVEVEGSHTLQNTYSSLDIHLGQSYSVLVTADQPPKDYYIVVSTRFTRRVLTTTSVLHYSNSHTGVSGPVPGGPTTDIVSSVFQARSIRWNLTASGPRPNPQGSYHYGMIIPTRTIMLANSAPYINGKQRFAVNSVSYVQPDTPLKLADYFNIGGVYWVGSMPTNPTGGNGYLQTAVMGANFHEFVEIVFQNWEDTVQSWHIDGYSFFVVGFGSGQWTVNSRGSYNLRDTVARCTTQVYPRSWTAIYMPLDNVGMWNIRSENWARQYLGQQFYLRVYTPSGSWRDEYPVPKNALLCGRATGRRTRPF, translated from the exons ATGAGGCCAtgcattcttctcttttcttctctcattcttcttcttctatcctGTTCTGTAAACTCTGAAGACCCCTACAGGTTCTTCACTTGGAAGGTCACCTATGGTGACATCTACCCCCTTGGTGTTAAACAACAG GGGATCTTGATTAACGGCCAGTTCCCGGGTCCTCATATTGACGCCGTTACTAATGACAACTTGGTTATCAGTGTCTATAACTACCTCAGAGAACCCTTCCTCATTTCATG GAATGGGTTACAACACAGAAGAAATTCATGGCAGGATGGAGTGTCTGGCACAAACTGTCCAATCCCACCTGGCAGGAACTTCACTTACAATATCCAAGTCAAAGATCAGATTGGCAGCTTCTTCTACTTCCCTTCTCTTGGAATGCACAAAGCTGCTGGAGCATTTGGCGCCATCAGAATCTGGAGCCGCCCTAAGATTCCCGTCCCTTTTCCTCCTCCTGCTGGTGACTTTTACATTCTTGCTGGAGACTGGTTCAAGCTAGATCACCAT AGATTGAGACGCCTCCTGGAGAATGGGCATAACCTTCCATTCCCTGATGGGCTTCTTATCAACGGACGCGGTTGGAATGGAAACACATTCACAGTAGATCAAGGTAAGACTTACAGATTCAGAATATCAAACGTGGGGCTCACAACATCCATCAACTTTAGAATCCAAGGCCACAAGATGAAACTTGTGGAGGTCGAAGGATCTCATACTCTTCAGAACACCTACTCCTCCCTTGACATCCATCTTGGACAGTCCTATTCCGTGCTCGTCACTGCCGATCAACCTCCCAAGGATTACTACATTGTTGTATCTACGCGTTTTACCAGACGGGTCCTCACAACTACGTCTGTTCTTCACTACAGCAATTCTCACACCGGGGTATCGGGTCCTGTTCCTGGAGGCCCCACCACTGATATTGTTTCCTCTGTTTTTCAGGCCAGAAGCATCCG GTGGAACCTGACAGCAAGTGGACCAAGACCAAATCCTCAAGGATCTTACCACTATGGAATGATCATACCCACTCGAACCATCATGCTCGCAAACTCTGCTCCCTATATCAATGGCAAGCAGAGGTTTGCTGTAAACAGTGTGTCTTATGTTCAGCCGGATACACCATTGAAACTCGCGGACTACTTCAACATTGGTGGAGTCTACTGGGTGGGAAGCATGCCTACCAACCCCACCGGGGGAAACGGTTATCTCCAAACTGCAGTGATGGGGGCAAACTTCCATGAATTTGTGGAGATTGTGTTCCAAAACTGGGAGGATACTGTGCAGTCATGGCATATTGATGGCTATTCGTTCTTTGTTGTAGG gTTTGGGAGTGGGCAGTGGACGGTTAATAGTAGAGGAAGCTACAATTTGAGAGACACAGTAGCAAGATGCACAACACAGGTATATCCAAGGTCATGGACTGCAATATACATGCCACTGGACAACGTGGGAATGTGGAACATAAGGTCTGAGAACTGGGCAAGGCAATACTTGGGACAACAATTTTATCTGAGAGTATACACACCTTCAGGATCATGGAGGGACGAATATCCGGTGCCAAAGAATGCACTTCTCTGTGGCAGGGCAACTGGTCGTCGCACTAGGCCTTTCTGA
- the LOC107636269 gene encoding uncharacterized protein LOC107636269 → MKRVPLLHCISCFSSFSSSLVSVRFLLLNPRTPKQSLIPVFHNSIPIKMSWACKKCTFVNPPSQKSQCEICLSSSSSSPPPLPSSSSSSPPKWSCKACTFLNPFKNSACEVCDTRCPVLSLSNIDDLNDTLQDAENDASVGSVFFPLRHCKRKATYDDDSAEPAPFRDVKTKSSNDSIHLSSDDELVPEGKNAASGKDFTTLKILSYNVWFREDLELNKRMKAIGDLVQLHSPDFICFQEVTPNIFDIFKQSSWWNAYRCSVSSDKAYSRPYFCMLLSKLPVKSFSSKPFSNSIMGRELCIAEVEVAGGKSLVVATSHLESPCPAPPKWDQMYSKERVQQANEALSLLKKYPNVIFAGDMNWDDKLDGEYPLQNEWVDAWSELRPKEIGWTYDTKSNQMLSGNRTLQKRLDRFICRFHDLMITSIDMIGKDAIPGVIYTKEKKVRKEIKQLVLPVLPSDHYGLLLTISNK, encoded by the exons aTGAAACGAGTACCACTGCTGCACTGCATCTCCTGTTTTTCATCATTTTCATCGTCGTTAGTCTCTGTGAGGTTTCTTCTCTTGAACCCTAGAACTCCGAAACAATCCCTAATCCCTGTATTTCACAATTCCATTCCAATCAAAATGTCTTGGGCATGCAAAAAATGCACCTTTGTAAACCCTCCTTCCCAAAAATCCCAATGCGAAATCTGCTTATCTTCCTCTTCGTCCTCCCCGCCCCCGCTtccgtcttcctcttcttcttcgccCCCAAAGTGGTCGTGCAAGGCTTGCACTTTTCTCAACCCTTTCAAAAACTCTGCTTGCGAAGTTTGCGACACTCGCTGCCCCGTTCTCTCCCTTTCCAACATCGACGATTTGAACGACACACTTCAAGACGCTGAGAACGACGCTTCTGTGGGCTCTGTCTTCTTCCCTCTTCGCCACTGTAAGAGGAAGGCCACCTATGACGACGATTCTGCTGAGCCAGCGCCATTTCGAGACGTAAAGACCAAATCCTCCAATGACTCCATCCATCTCAGTAGTGATGATGAGCTTGTTCCTGAGGGAAAAAATGCTGCTTCGGGCAAAGACTTCACTACATTGAAGATATTAAGCTACAATGTATGGTTTAGGGAGGATTTGGAGTTGAACAAGAGGATGAAAGCTATTGGTGACCTTGTTCAACTTCATTCCCCTGATTTTATCTGCTTCCAG GAGGTTACTCCAAATATATTTGACATTTTCAAGCAATCCAGCTGGTGGAATGCGTATCGTTGTTCGGTTTCTTCTGACAAGGCTTATTCAAGACCATATTTTTGTATGCTG TTAAGCAAGCTGCCAGTGAAATCTTTCAGCAGCAAACCCTTTAGCAATTCTATAATGGGAAGAGAACTGTGCATTGCTGAGGTCGAAGTTGCAGGTGGCAAGTCGTTGGTTGTTGCTACTAGCCATCTTGAAAGCCCCTGCCCGGCTCCACCAAAATGGGATCAAATGTACAGCAAGGAACGAGTGCAGCAGGCCAATGAGGCTCTGAGCCTTCTCAAGAAGTACCCAAATGTTATCTTTGCTGGTGACATGAACTGGGACGATAAATTGGATGGTGAATATCCTTTACAAAATGAGTGGGTTGATGCCTGGTCTGAGCTGAGGCCAAAGGAAATTGGTTGGACATATGATACCAAATCGAACCAGATGTTATCGGGTAACCGTACTCTCCAGAAGCGGTTAGATCGGTTTATATGCCGTTTCCATGATCTTATGATAACTAGTATTGACATGATTGGGAAGGATGCAATACCCGGTGTGATATACACCAAAGAGAAGAAAGTTAGAAAAGAGATAAAACAACTGGTACTCCCTGTTTTGCCTAGTGATCATTATGGCCTGCTCTTGACAATTTCAAACAAGTAA
- the LOC110266887 gene encoding zinc finger BED domain-containing protein DAYSLEEPER-like, with the protein MECRNSTVTANFVPDESASIENSNKSSVKSVYWQYFSRFQEGKDWKTKCNHCKSILGSNPRNGTTNLKNHVLHYCKRIKLANSRQSTIADSLSKHARSAADAFVFDPSYTRRCIAKAICMHEYPLSFVEHVGMKEVYASMQPTFKVPSRNTIKKDIFEMYELEKLNMTKIMDGNDSRVAVTTDMWTSNQEKGYMVVTAHYIDSS; encoded by the coding sequence atggagtgtagaaactctaccgtaacTGCAAATTTTGTTCCAGATGAGTCCGCTTCGATTGAAAATAGCAACAAATCGAGTGTGAAGAGTGTTTATTGGCAATACTTTAGTCGATTTCAAGAGGGAAAAGACTGGAAGACAAAATGCAACCATTGCAAATCTATTCTTGGATCCAATCCAAGAAATGGAACTACAAATTTGAAGAATCATGTGCTCCACTATTGTAAAAGGATCAAATTAGCAAACTCTAGGCAATCAACAATTGCTGATTCATTGTCTAAACATGCAAGGAGTGCTGCAGATGCTTTTGTATTTGATCCATCTTATACAAGAAGGTGTATTGCCAAGGCCATATGTATGCATGAGTATCCTTTATCTTTTGTGGAACATGTTGGAATGAAGGAAGTATATGCATCAATGCAACCAACTTTTAAAGTGCCTAGTCGAAACACAATCAAGAAGGACATTTTTGAAATGTATGAGTTGGAGAAGCTTAACATGACTAAGATAATGGATGGAAATGATAGTCGAGTAGCAGTTACAACTGACATGTGGACTTCCAACCAAGAAAAAGGATACATGGTTGTTACGGCACACTACATTGATAGTTCATGA
- the LOC107612843 gene encoding uncharacterized protein LOC107612843, which translates to MTRVFWSFYPCIRAFRNCKPIVQIDGTHLYGKYKGALLVAVSQDGNGNIMPLAFAVVECETSDARHFFLTHLRIHVVTRDGIGLISDRHNSITSAIARSNGSWEPPRAIRMFCVRHIASNFLRNFKAPTVREFNVQYARLRERGEAYTKWLDRIPHQQYALAFDNGYRWGYMTTNLVECINGVLKGAGNLPITSLVKATFYRLNELFTRKRAEAEARLNAGHVFSEYAINKLQLNQQAAGNIQVNLFDRQNEVFEVREMPSSLEHAVNLRQRHCDCGEFQTYRIPCCHVFACCANQRLDWQQYVHDVIV; encoded by the exons ATGACACGGGTGTTTTGGAGCTTTTATCCTTGCATTAGAGCATTTAGGAACTGCAAACCAATCGTCCAAATAGATGGCACACATCTGTATGGCAAATACAAAGGAGCTCTCTTAGTTGCAGTTTCTCAAGATGGCAATGGCAATATTATGCCTCTTGCATTTGCCGTTGTTGAGTGTGAGACTTCTGATGCACGACACTTCTTTCTTACTCATTTGCGCATACATGTGGTAACGCGGGATGGTATTGGGCTTATCTCTGATCGACACAACTCTATTACCTCAGCAATAGCACGTAGTAACGGATCATGGGAGCCTCCAAGAGCTATCCGCATGTTTTGTGTTAGGCACATAGCATCCAACTTCTTAAGGAATTTCAAGGCACC GACTGTGCGTGAATTTAATGTGCAGTATGCAAGATTACGTGAGCGTGGTGAGGCTTACACTAAGTGGCTCGATCGGATCCCACATCAGCAATATGCTTTGGCGTTCGATAATGGATATCGCTGGGGTTATATGACCACAAACCTAGTTGAGTGCATCAATGGGGTATTAAAGGGGGCGGGAAATCTTCCAATTACATCACTTGTCAAGGCAACTTTTTACAGGCTAAATGAATTGTTCACTAGGAAGAGGGCTGAGGCTGAGGCTCGACTGAATGCGGGACATGTATTCTCTGAATATGCAATCAACAAACTTCAATTAAATCAGCAGGCAGCGGGAAACATCCAAGTTAACTTGTTTGATAGGCAAAACGAGGTATTTGAGGTGCGCGAGATGCCCAGCAGTTTAGAGCATGCGGTGAATCTCCGTCAACGGCATTGTGATTGTGGTGAGTTTCAGACATATCGAATTCCTTGTTGTCATGTCTTTGCGTGTTGTGCGAACCAACGACTTGATTGGCAACAATATGTTCATGACGTGATAGTGTAG